The Neoasaia chiangmaiensis sequence TTGCAGGAGAGGAAATTCAACGCCGGGTTACAGCGCCGCGCCTCGATCAGGAAGCGGGAGGTCGAATCGACGCCGAACAGATTGTCCGGCCGGACATCCTTCATGAGCAGGCGCGTCATGCGCCCCCAGCCACAGCCGAAATCCAGCACCATGTTCTCAGGACGCAGCGGTCGTCCGGTATAGGCGCAATACGACTTGATCTCGCGATAGAAGACGTGCGCCTCATGCAACGAAACCTCGCCGCTATGGCCGTGAATCTCGCGTTGCAGATCTTCGGGGGGGAAATCCGGCATCCGCGCCCCGTCGATCTCCGGCACACGCAGGGACGATACAAGGATGTTCAGCCAGTCTTCGTCGCTACGGTCCCGGAACGTATCGAAAACGGCGGAAGCGCCGGGGGCCTGAAACATCCATCAATCCTGCTGCCGATCGCCCGATATCGAGACCCGATTCAGGCGATGATGAACCATGAGCATGGCGTCCCACATCATGGCCGGAACTTCCCTTAATCGCCAATACCATGCGCGCCAGATTCGTCCGGAAGACGCCGGCGCAGCCTTGACGGCCACCGTCCTCCAGCCTGAAAGTCGCATCAACATCCGGCAACGTGGCAGATGATAGGCACTGCTGCAGATATACAGCGGCCCGAAATATCCGATCCCACGCAGGAACGCGCCGCAATAGCGCGCCGAATCGAAGGTATCGCGCGCCATCGGCTCCAGATCGATCCGATCGCGGCCGATTCCATCCCTGACCAGAAGATCGGCCATGATGGCGGCCTCGCTTGGGCCGGAGCGGCGCTGACGTCGCGCGATGCCGCCCGTCAGCAGAAAGCGTATGTCCGGGTCATGCCGCCCAAAATGCAGGGCCGCGGCAACACGTCGCCGCATGGCCTCGCTCGGTTGCCCATCGGGCAGCGGGGCCGCACCGAAAACGATCAGGTAATGCAAGGCTGCCCTAGCGCGGCAACAGGCGTCCGCGCTGCCAGGCCTCGGCGGCCTCCTCCGGATCGACGTTCTCGACGCGGATGGCATAGTCGAGCGCACTCATGACCTTGTTGCCCAACATCATTTCCGACAATTCATCGATCATGTCGGAATCCACGCATGCTGCCGTGGCATCCCGCACCAGCATCCGCGCTTCCATTTCCGCGCCGAGGCGATGCGCCGGATCGTTGACGACATGCAACATATCCGTATGGAAAAGCGCGTGCGGCTGCGCAAGGACAACCAACGATGTTGCTCCGGCATCCAATCCGGCCACATGGTCGAAGATATCGTCATCGTCGACCACATCGACCGGGACTGCCTGCAAGGCGGGAAGGTTCGCCAACGCATCGCGAAGGCGCGCCACATTCGGCGGCGTTGTCACGATACGGGCGATTTCCTGTGCGCCAAGGGTCTCGATATCCCCCACTGGCTTCGTCGCCGCCCAGACATAGACCGGCAGATAAAGCTGGCCGATCTCGCGCATCCCCCGCGCCAGATGTCTGTCACGTGGCATCCAGGCGGAGACCAGCAGGTCGATCTCACCTTCTGCCAACAGGTCCGGCAGTTCCTCCGGCGACGCATCGACGAAGGACACATCCATTTCATAGGCATCCAGCACCCGTGCCACGGCGCTCGCGCAACCGGCATGAAGGGTATCGCGCAGGTGCCCGAGCGTAATCGTGTTCATGAATGCGTTTCCCCTCGGATACCGGAATATGACGAGGGGTTCAGACCATCCCCGCCGCCTTTTGGCAAGTGTCTAACACGGCGGGACGGTCTTCGTTGACTTACCAGATCTTCACACGCTGCTCGGGCGACAGATAAAGCTTCTGGCCGGGCTGCACATCGAATGCCTTGTACCAGGCATCGATATTGTGCATCGGCAGGTTGACGCGTGCCGCCGGCGATGAGTGCGGGTCGACGACAGCGTAGTTGCGCGCTGCATCATCCCGAACCTTCTCGCGCCAGTCCTGCGACCAGCCGAGGAACACGCGCTGATCACCCGTCAGCCCGTGAACGACCGGCGCCGGCTTGCCGTGCAGGGACGCATGATACGCATCGAGACCCAGCGTCAGACCACCAAGATCGGCGATGTTCTCGCCCATCGTCAGCTTGCCATTCAGATGCACGCCCGGCAAAACCTCGAATGCATCGTATTGCTTGCCATAACGATCCGCCAGCGCCTGGAAGCGCGAGACGTCCTCCTTCGTCCACCACTGATGCAGACGACCGTTTTCGTCGAACTGACGCCCTTCGTCATCGAAGGAATGCGTCATTTCATGGCCGATCACGCCGCCGATGGCACCGTAATTGACCGCGTCATCGCCCGTCGGGTCGAAGAAAGGCGGTTGCAGGATCGCGGCCGGGAAGACCACCTCGACCTGCGTCGGGTTGTTATAGGCGTTGACGGTTTGCGGCGTCATCAGCCACTCGTCACGATCGACCTTGCGATCCAGGTGATGCAACTCGAACTGCCAGCGGAAAGCCGCCGCACGCTCGGCATTACCATACAGATCGCCCGGCTTGACGACGAGCGAGCCGTAATCGCGCCATTTCTTCGGATAGCCGACCAGGATTTCGAAATTGTTCAGCTTGCGCAGCGCCGCTTCGCGCGTTTTCGGCGCCATCCAGTCGACATGTTTCAGCCGCTCGGCGAAAGCCGCCTTGACCTCATGCGTCAGTTCCGTAATCCGGGCCTGCGCACTCGGCGGGAAATACTTGGCGACATAGATCTTGCCAATCGCAAAACCCATGGCATGGCTCGTGGCGCCAACAGCACGCTTCCAGCGCTCGGCCAGCTGTGGCTGACCTTCCAGTTCATGGTCGTTGAACTCGAAGGAAGCCTGAACGAACGCCTTGGTCAGGCTCGGCGCCGCGTTATCCGCGAGATGAAATGCCAGCCATGCTCGCAGCGTGTCATAATCGGTCGCACCGATGATTTTCGCCATGCCGGTA is a genomic window containing:
- a CDS encoding YdcF family protein, with protein sequence MHYLIVFGAAPLPDGQPSEAMRRRVAAALHFGRHDPDIRFLLTGGIARRQRRSGPSEAAIMADLLVRDGIGRDRIDLEPMARDTFDSARYCGAFLRGIGYFGPLYICSSAYHLPRCRMLMRLSGWRTVAVKAAPASSGRIWRAWYWRLREVPAMMWDAMLMVHHRLNRVSISGDRQQD
- a CDS encoding glycine betaine ABC transporter substrate-binding protein, giving the protein MNTITLGHLRDTLHAGCASAVARVLDAYEMDVSFVDASPEELPDLLAEGEIDLLVSAWMPRDRHLARGMREIGQLYLPVYVWAATKPVGDIETLGAQEIARIVTTPPNVARLRDALANLPALQAVPVDVVDDDDIFDHVAGLDAGATSLVVLAQPHALFHTDMLHVVNDPAHRLGAEMEARMLVRDATAACVDSDMIDELSEMMLGNKVMSALDYAIRVENVDPEEAAEAWQRGRLLPR
- a CDS encoding M13 family metallopeptidase, with the protein product MSFHKRLLGAASALGLIGLASANAAPAPAASADAAKPYPAGWGFDAAGMDTKVKPGDDFFRYSNGTYVDNIVIPPDKSVFGPFSILADVARERVQGILREAGRNPVADPKTTEQKLGVYYATFLDEDAAEKRGVAPLQADLDAVKGVKDPISLAKLLGQAQGSFQFNPFGLGIDADPKDPTQNALMMDQGGLGLPDRDYYLKPDFAKKRAAYQAYIAKMLGMIGWPDATAQAAKIVALETDMSKVQWARADRRDPVKTYNAMRIADLAKSAPGVDWAVMFVNAGIPASNIGGRRLIVSEPSAITGMAKIIGATDYDTLRAWLAFHLADNAAPSLTKAFVQASFEFNDHELEGQPQLAERWKRAVGATSHAMGFAIGKIYVAKYFPPSAQARITELTHEVKAAFAERLKHVDWMAPKTREAALRKLNNFEILVGYPKKWRDYGSLVVKPGDLYGNAERAAAFRWQFELHHLDRKVDRDEWLMTPQTVNAYNNPTQVEVVFPAAILQPPFFDPTGDDAVNYGAIGGVIGHEMTHSFDDEGRQFDENGRLHQWWTKEDVSRFQALADRYGKQYDAFEVLPGVHLNGKLTMGENIADLGGLTLGLDAYHASLHGKPAPVVHGLTGDQRVFLGWSQDWREKVRDDAARNYAVVDPHSSPAARVNLPMHNIDAWYKAFDVQPGQKLYLSPEQRVKIW